The Gadus macrocephalus chromosome 21, ASM3116895v1 genome has a segment encoding these proteins:
- the chac1 gene encoding glutathione-specific gamma-glutamylcyclotransferase 1 produces the protein MKPQDVMTVKTSLWIFGYGSLVWKPDFKYKRSMVGHIQGYKRRFWHGDNFHRGNDELPGRVVTLMEDDDASTWGVAFEVTGAQVEESLKYLNLREAVRGGYATKSVDFYPEGGVDQTPVTALVYIATEDNPLYLGPASPEVIGAQIAMSFGKTGHNLEYLLRLAEFMRQSCPHVDDPHLFAIEAAALAFVPYLLAAQ, from the exons ATGAAGCCTCAGGACGTGATGACCGTGAAGACCAGCCTCTGGATCTTCGGGTACGGGTCGCTGGTGTGGAAGCCCGACTTCAAATACAAGAGGAGCATGGTCGGGCATATTCAAGGCTACAAGAGACGCTTCTGGCACGGCGATAACTTTCACCGTGGAAATGACGAGTTG CCCGGAAGAGTGGTGACGCTGATGGAGGATGATGAC GCGAGCACTTGGGGCGTGGCCTTCGAGGTGACCGGCGCCCAGGTGGAGGAGTCACTCAAGTACCTGAACCTGCGCGAGGCTGTTCGCGGCGGCTATGCTACCAAGTCAGTGGACTTCTACCCCGAGGGCGGGGTGGACCAGACGCCCGTGACGGCGCTGGTGTACATCGCCACCGAAGACAACCCCCTGTACCTGGGGCCCGCCAGCCCGGAGGTGATCGGGGCTCAGATCGCCATGAGCTTCGGCAAGACCGGCCACAACCTGGAGTACCTCCTGCGCCTGGCCGAGTTCATGAGGCAGAGCTGCCCACACGTAGACGACCCCCACCTGTTTGCCATCGAGGCGGCGGCGCTGGCGTTCGTGCCCTACCTGTTGGCGGCCCAATAG